In Clostridium sp., one DNA window encodes the following:
- a CDS encoding EFR1 family ferrodoxin (N-terminal region resembles flavodoxins. C-terminal ferrodoxin region binds two 4Fe-4S clusters.) gives MIFYFSATGNSKYVALKIVAGTEEEIIDIADCVKNWRFTFAIRDKEKIGFVTPTYFWGVPSIVYEFLEKLKLWIPDSYEPYIYHVATFGTTTGQVGRMVNELLKKRGLYLNSRFSVRMPDTWTPVFDLTDKKKIEKINHEAEKQIEEVVGKIKREIDGDFSHRKMPMLAVKLLYPQYEKKRQTKYFTVDDSCISCELCAKKCPIAAIEIQNGRPVWVKEKCTLCLGCLHRCPKFSIQYGNKTKNHGQYVNPNVTI, from the coding sequence ATGATCTTTTATTTTTCAGCAACAGGAAACAGCAAATATGTAGCTTTAAAAATCGTAGCAGGGACAGAGGAAGAAATCATTGACATTGCAGATTGTGTTAAAAATTGGAGGTTCACATTTGCGATAAGGGATAAAGAAAAAATTGGATTTGTTACACCAACCTATTTTTGGGGAGTACCTTCCATTGTATATGAGTTTCTTGAAAAATTGAAACTATGGATTCCGGATTCATACGAACCTTATATTTATCATGTGGCGACATTTGGAACCACAACTGGGCAGGTGGGACGTATGGTCAATGAGCTTCTAAAAAAAAGAGGCTTGTACTTAAACAGCAGGTTTAGTGTGCGGATGCCTGATACATGGACTCCGGTCTTTGATCTTACCGATAAAAAGAAAATAGAGAAAATCAATCACGAGGCCGAGAAGCAGATTGAGGAAGTGGTCGGGAAGATCAAGCGGGAGATTGACGGAGATTTCAGTCACCGAAAGATGCCTATGCTAGCGGTCAAATTATTATATCCCCAGTATGAAAAAAAGCGGCAGACAAAGTATTTTACAGTGGATGATAGTTGTATCAGCTGCGAGCTCTGTGCTAAAAAATGTCCGATTGCGGCTATTGAGATACAGAATGGCAGGCCGGTATGGGTTAAGGAAAAGTGCACATTATGTCTTGGGTGTCTGCATCGCTGCCCGAAGTTTTCAATTCAATATGGAAATAAAACTAAAAATCACGGCCAGTATGTCAATCCAAATGTAACAATATAA